The Flavobacterium johnsoniae UW101 genomic interval CAGAATTTTTCGGCAGAACTAATTCATGAAACCGCTTTGGCAAGTTTAAACAATGAATTTGCAGCTGTTGTAACAACTGATTTTGTAAAACAAAATATCAAATAAAAACAAAGAAAATAAAAGAATTAAAAGCCTTAATCGTTCTTTACGGCTTTTAATTCTTTTGTTATTTTTAAAATTTTCTCGGCAAGATTGCTCATCCAGATTAACTGCTCAATAACCATTGAAGCTTCCTGCATTTTTGCCTGACGAGTTTCTTTATCCAATTCATCATCTGTTGCCAGACGAGTGAAGTTTTTGCGTTTTAGTTCCTCAAACTGTAAAGTCACATCTTCTTTGTCAAAAAAAGTATCCGTAATTATAGTTTCATTTCTTAAAATAGAAATAGAGTTATCTAAATTAGATAAAATGGTTTTTATAATATAATTGAATGAATCTGAAGCAGATGTTGTTTGATGTGACTGAATATAAGTTGATAAAGACGCTAATGCAGACAAAAGCGAATGATTTAAAACTACCAGTTTATTTACCAAAGGCATTGTTTTTTGCTTAGATTTTGGCTCCTGCATCATACGCTGAAAAGAAGTCATTAAATTTCCAATTTCAACAAAAGCATTTTTTCTGGCTAATCGGTATGAAGTTGGAATTTCTCCTTTTTTATTATAAAAATCAGCAATTTCTTTAAGGTAATTTCGATTTGCCCTGATTGCATTTTCGATATGAATAGGCGTGTTTATAAACTCCCAGGCAGGCCATAAAAACTGATTGGCTATAAATGCCAAAGTCGCTCCGGTAAGCGTATCTAAAATTCTAAACTGAATAACTTCTACAACATTTGGAGTTAAAATACCATAGATAAATACAACATACATAGTTACAAATGTTGCACTTATTTTATAGTTAATTTGAGTAAAAGAAATACCTAAAAGCATGCATACAATTGAAAAAATACTTAATGCAACATGATTTTGAATTATGGACACAATTCCAAAGGCTAATAATCCGCCTAGAATAGTCCCAAACATACGATTATAAGATCGTTCTTTGGTTAATCCGTAACCAGGGCGCATAATTACTACAATGGTTAGTAAAATCCAATAAACGTTTTGAAGATCCAGCATTTCTCCAATAAATAAACCAATTAAAATCGTAATGGTTAATCGCAGAGAATGCCTGAAAATAGACGAAGAGTAACTTAAATTTTCAGTAAGTGTTCTTAAAGGGTAGTATTGAGGTGTTAAGAATTTTTCTAACTCCTTATCTTTATCTTTCAATTTATAAGACTGCATTGCCAGTGATAACGCACGCTGAATAATTTTAATTTTTCCAACCTGATTTTTGGCATATTTCAGCATATTGGTCAGCATTAAAACGCCTTCTGCAGCTTCTTCTTTTCCTAATGTTTTTTCATAATCAAAAATGGCAAATTCTAAAGCATCTAATTCATTTTTAAGATCGTCTTTGTCAACATAAACCGCAATATGATGTACATTTTTAGAAAGCTTTTTAAGTGTTGAAGCCAGTTTGTAAGCTACATTTTGATACGTACGAAGAACTTCAGGATGTTTAGCAAATTTTTCATGAAGTTTACTATGATCGAATGATGTATATAATGCAAGTTCCTGAATTTCAACCAAAGTAATAAAAACCAAAAGCATTTTTCGGTTTTGGCTTGTTGTTCCAGATGCATTTTGATTTCCTATAAGCATTTTACGCAAATCTTCATGAATCAAATTCAAATCGACTTGTATGGCAAGCTGTTTTTCAATTATTTTTTCGCGATTCGCTTCTGGACTCCATAAATCTCCTCTTAGTTTTAAATATTTTGCCGTCAGCTTTATACCTTCTGCAATTTGCAATTCTACATATTTATAGGGCTGTACAAAATGAAAAACAAGTGAAACTATCAGATATAAAATTCCTCCAATAAAAATAAACCCAGAATATTGAAAAGCTTCCCAGCCTTCGTGCAAATGTCCAAACGATAACGAAATAGACAATAAGGCAGAAAACGAAACCAGTGTGGCACGCTGTCCATAAACTGAAATCATCGAACATAAAAACAATAAAAATCCTAAAAAAGGATAAAATAAAAAAGGAAAAGGATAAGCAAGATTTACTAATAAATTTACACCCGATACGATAAACGATGCAACGATTAATCCTTTAATTTTGTGGCTTAAAGAACTTGGGATATCACTGGGATAAGTATAAAAAGCACCCAGTGCAATAGTAAAACCTATTTCGAAATGGCCTAAAAAATTCAAAATTAAAACGGGCACAACTGAAGCAATTGTTACTTTTGAAGCGTTTAAAAAAGAAGTACTGTTTGTAAATTTTGAGATGCGGTCAAACATATAATGAGGTTTACTAGCAAAGTTAAGAATTGTACGAAATATTTTGGCATAATTATAGCTGAGTTTTCCAAAGCATATAAAAAATATGTTATAATGTGCGTTTACAACTATTGGTTGACTATTTTTTACTATTTTTGCCAGCTGAATTATGAGAACCGATTTTTAAGGTTTTCGTTAGAAAAACATTAAATAAAAACAAATGATTTTACCAATTGTAGGATATGGTGATCCTGTTTTAAGAAAAGTAGGTACGGCAATTACGCCAGATTATCCTAACTTAAAAGAGACAATAGCAAACATGTATGAAACCATGTATAATGCTTACGGAGTTGGACTTGCTGCACCGCAGGTAGGTTTGCCAATACGTATATTTGTTATCGATACAACACCTTTTAGTGATGACGAGGATTTGCCGGCAGATGAACAAAAGGATTTAAAAGGTTTTAAAAGAACTTTTATCAATGCTAAAATTGTTAAAGAAGAAGGTGAGGAGTGGAGTTTTAACGAAGGATGTTTAAGTATTCCGGATGTTCGTGAAGATGTTTACAGAAAACCAACTGTTACAATTGAATACTGCGAAGAAGATTTTGTAATGAAAACAGAAGTTTTTGACGGTTTAATTGCAAGAGTAATTCAACACGAATACGACCACATCGAAGGAGTTTTATTTACAGATAAAATATCTTCTTTGAAAAAGCGTTTGATTCAAAAGAAATTGAAAAATATCACAGAAGGCAAAACGTTTCAGGAATACAGAATGAAATTTGCAGCCGCTAAAAAAGGCAGATAATGTTCTAAAAAAAGAACATCAAAAAAATACTAGAAATTCTTAATACTAATTTTAATAAACATGAATTTAGACAAAATTTTAGCCATTTCTGGGAAACCAGGTTTATATGTATTGAAAGTGCAGACTCGTACAGGTTTTGTGGCAGAATCATTATTAGATGGAAAAAAAATCACAGTAAACTTAAAAAGTAACGTAAGTTTATTATCTGAAATTTCAATTTATACATACGAAGGTGAAAAACCATTGACTGAAGTAATGCAAAAAATTGCAGTAAAAGAAAACAAAGGTCAGGCTATTTCTCATAAGGAAGATAATGCAACTTTAAGTGCTTACTTCAAAGAAATTTTGCCAGAATATGATGAAGAAAGAGTTTATCCTTCAGATATTAAAAAAGTATTAAACTGGTACAATACACTTCAGGCTAAAGGTTTAGTAACAGATTTAGCTCCGGCTGCTGCTGAAACTCCGGAAGAAGCTCCTGCTGCTGAAGAAAAACCAAAAAAAGCGCCAGCTGCTAAAAAAGCAAAAGCTAAAAAAGAAGAATAGCAGTTTACTGCATTCAAAATATATTAATCCTGTTAAGATGTTTTCTTGACAGGATTTTTTACTTTTACATATTCGGTTACAATATCAAAAATACTTCAAAAATGAGCAGAGAACTTCAATTAAAAGCCTTCGAAAGATTATTAATTATAATGGATGAACTTCGTGAGCAGTGTCCGTGGGATAAAAAACAGACTTTGCAGACACTAAGGCATTTAACTATTGAAGAAACCTATGAATTGGGCGATGCTATTTTGGATAATGATTTAAACGAAGTTAAAAAAGAACTTGGCGATTTACTGCTACATATCGTGTTTTATGCAAAAATAGGTTCAGAAACCAATGATTTTGATATTGCCGATGTCTGCAATGAAATCTGCGATAAATTAATTCATCGTCATCCGCATATTTACAGCGATACTGTTGTAAAAGATGAAGAAGAAGTAAAACAAAACTGGGAAAAACTAAAATTGAAAGAAGGTAAAAAATCAGTTTTAGAAGGTGTTCCGAGAAGTTTACCCGCATTAGTAAAAGCAAGCCGAATTCAGGATAAAGTAAAAGGCGTTGGTTTTGACTGGGAAGAACCGCATCAGGTTTGGGATAAAGTTCAGGAAGAGCTGGAAGAATTACAAGTTGAAGTTCAGACTGGAGATCAGGATAAAATTGAAGCTGAATTTGGAGATGTTTTATTCTCGATGATTAATTATGCCCGATTTTTAAATGTTAATCCGGAAGATGCTTTAGAACGCACCAATAAAAAATTCATTAAGCGTTTTCAATATTTAGAAAGCAAAGCTTCAGAATTAGGAAAACCTTTAATGGATATGACTCTGGCCGAAATGGATGTTTTTTGGAATGAAGCGAAAAAGCAATAAAACTATTCTGCCAGTTTTTTTAAGGCTTTTACGTTTTTCAGCATAATTTTTTTACCAACTAATTCAATCAATTCCAATTTATTAAAATCAGATAGTAATCGAATACAGCTTTCAGTTGCAGTACCAATTATTCCGGCAAGTTCTTCTCTGGTAAGCTGTACTTTAAGGGTTTTATCTGGATTTTCACCAAAATCATCATGAAGCTGCAGTAAGGTTTCAGCCAGACGCTGTTTTACCGTTTTTTGAACTAAAGCGATTTTGTCATTATCAGATTCCTTCAAATCTTCGCATACAGACTGCATCAGGTTCAAAGAAAATTGATTGTTGTTATTAAAGAAATGAATAATTTCAGATTTCGGAATAAAACAAACTTCCATATCAGCAATTGCTTTTGCAGATAAATTGGCTGGTTCATTGCTAATCATAGAACGCTGGCCTAAAAGTTCACCAGATTTTACAAGTTTTACAATCTGGTCTTTTCCGTTGGCGCTTAATTTAGATAGTTTTCCAACTCCGTCCTTAACACAAAAAACGCCGTTGGTAACTTCACCTTCTTCAAAAATAGCCTCACCTTTTTTAATAGTGTAAGTCGTTTTACTGCTGGCAAGTTTTACAACTTCATCTTTATTAAGAGCCTTTAATGAAGAAAGCTGTCTAACGATACATTGATCACATTTACTCATAGCAATTAAAAAAAGTTTGATGCAAAATTAACCAATATTGGGCTTTCTTGGTAATTTTATTGTCTAAAAAATACATAAAAAAGTGATTATCGCTGTTTGAGCGTTTTAATTTGCTAAATTAGAATTTTGAATTCATTGTAACATGATAAATATCATAGTTATAATTACTGCTTTTTTGGAATATTTGTCGAATTAAAAAAACAAATTATGAGTGAGCAGAGTTGTTTTCATTGCGGGCTTGAAATTCCTAAAGATGAAGAGATCAATTTTGATGAAAAAACATTTTGTTGTACAGGCTGTAAAACAGTTTACGAAATTTTTAGTCTAAATGATTTAACCTGTTATTATGATTTCGAAAAATCTCCTGGCGCAACTCCGCAGGATATTAAAGGCAAATATGATTTTTTAGACAACGAATCTATTCTTGCAAAAGTTTTAGAGTTTCAGGAATCAAATACTTCAATAGTTTCTTTAAATATCCCTCACATTCACTGCAGTTCATGTATCTGGATTCTGGAAAACTTAAACAGATTAAATTCAGGTATAAGCAGTTCTCAGGTTAATTTTCCGGAAAAAAGAGTTAGAATCACTTTTAATTCAGAAATCGTATCACTGAAAGAAATTGCCTATTTATTGAGTTCAATTGGTTATGAACCTTATATAAGCTTAGAAAACTACGAAACAGGAAAAACAAAAGTAGACAGAAGTTTAACTTATAAACTGGGAGTTGCCTTTTTCTGCTTTGGAAATATTATGCTGCTTTCTTTTCCGGAATATTTCGAAATGAAAGAATTTTGGTTAGATAGCTACAAACCGTTTTTTAGACTCTTGATTTTTGTTTTGGCTCTGCCAAGCTTCTTTTATTCAGCGAGTGGTTATTACGTTTCGGCCTATAAAAGTATCAAAAGCGGTATGCTTAACATTGATATTCCAATTGCATTAGGAATCATTGTAATGTTTATACGAAGTACTTATGATATGCTAATGGACCACGGACCGGGATTTTTTGACAGTCTTGCCAGTTTGGTTTTCTTTATGCTGCTTGGGAAAATGTTTCAAATTAAAACCTACAGTTTTTTAAGTTTTGAAAGAGATTTTAAATCCTATTTTCCTATTGCTGTTACCCGAATTAATTCAGATGCATCTGAAGAAAGTGTGCCAATTTACGATGTTTTAAAAGGAAACAGACTCTTAATTAGAAATCAGGAGCTAATTCCTGTTGATGGTATTTTAATTAGTGAAAAAGCTGAGATCGATTATAGTTTTGTAACGGGAGAAGCAGTTCCAATTACAAAAAAATCGGGAGATAAAGTTTTTGCCGGCGGAAAACAAATTGGAAAAGTGATAGAAATGGAAGTTTTACATTCTGTTTCTCAAAGTTACTTAACACAGTTATGGAGCAATGAAGTTTTTCAGAAAAAAGTGCAGCAAAAGCATAAAACAATTACAGATGCAATAAGCCGTTATTTTACGCCAATTTTATTATTAATTGCATTTGCAGGATTTGGTTATTGGATATTTATTGATGCCAATACAGCTTTTAATGTTTTTACGGCAGTTTTAATTGTTGCATGCCCTTGTGCATTGGCTTTAACAGCTCCGTTTACTTTTGGAAACATTCTCAGAATAATGGGAAAACAAAAGATGTATCTAAAAAATGCTTTGGTTATAGAGCAATTGGATAAAGTTGATACCATCGTTTTTGATAAAACAGGAACTATTACAACCAATAAAAAATCGAATATCATATACGAAGGAACAAATATTTCTGACGATAATTATTTGTTGATTAAAAATGTTCTCCGAGGATCTAATCATCCGTTAAGCAGAATGTTGTATGACTTTTTGCCTGAAAACAAACGAATTAAAATTGATGATTTCCAGGAAATTACCGGAAAAGGTATTCTGGCAGTCGTAGAAGGTAAAGAAATAAAAATAGGGTCTTCATCATTTGTAGAAAGTCCTGTTGCAGAGGTATCTGAGATAGAACGAACAGCGCTTCATATCAAAATAGATAATCTTTATCTGGGAAAATTCGTTTTTCAAAACCAATATCGCGAAGGGTTAGAAAAATTATTTGCAACACTCAGCAAAGAGTACAACATCAAAGTCCTTTCTGGAGATAATGATGGAGAAAGAAATACTCTTGAAGAAATCCTGCCAAACAATACAGAATTGGTTTTTAATCAAAAACCAGAACAGAAATTAGAATTTATCAAAGGACTTCAATCGCAAGGCAAAAACGTTATGATGGTTGGAGATGGTCTAAACGATGCTGGAGCTTTAGCGCAAAGTAACGTTGGTATTTCAGTTTCTGAGAATGTAAATGTATTTTCTCCGGCCTGCGATGCGATCTTAGATGCAGGTGTATTTTCAAAATTGAATTACTTTTTAAAACTGTCTCATAAGTCAATTTTAATAATTAAAATGAGCTTTACTTTATCGCTGCTTTATAATGTAGTAGGATTGGCATTTGCAGTCACCGGAAATCTAAATCCGCTCGTTGCTGCAATCATAATGCCGCTTAGTACAATTACCATTGTAAGCTTCGTTACTATTATGTCTAACTATTTCAGCAAGAGTAATTTAGATTAGATTTAAATAATTCAAAGAATATTTTTTTTAATTTTAGTATTCTTCTCCGACTATGATAATTATCATATTTTAAACGCCAATCACCTAGTAATTTTGTTAATATAAATTTATGGTATGAGTGTTATTTATCTATTAATTTCAGTAAGTATTTTCGTAGCAGTTTGTTTCTTTATTGCTTTCATTATTGCTGTAAAATCCGGTCAGTACGATGACGATTATACGCCCTCGGTCAGAATTCTTTTTGATGACGAGACAAAAATTACTTCCCAAAATAATAATTCACCAATCGAAGAAAAACAAGTATAAATTATGGAAATGGAACAGTTTTATTACGACAACAAAATTGTAAAAAAATTCATTTACGCCACCATTCTTTTTGGAGTCGTGGGTATGTTAGTGGGACTGACCTTAGCGGTTATGTACCTTTTTCCCAATATCACAGACGGGATCTCATGGCTTAGTTACGGTCGTTTAAGACCTTTGCACACTAATGCTGTTATTTTTGCCTTTGTTGGGAATGCTTTCTTTGCAGGTATGTATTACTCAATGCAAAGATTGCTGAAAGCCAGAATGTTCAGTGACTTTTTAAGTAATCTGCACTTTTGGGGATGGCAGTTAATTATTGTTGCTGCCGCAATTACATTACCATTAGGATATACTTCTTCAAAAGAGTATGCAGAGCTTGAATGGCCTATTGATATTGCTATAGCGTTAATTTGGGTAGTAATGGGAATTAATATGATAGGTACAATGCTTCGAAGAAGAGAGCGCCACCTGTATGTAGCAATTTGGTTTTACCTTGCTACGTTTGTTACGGTTGCTGTACTGCATATTTTTAACAACATCGAAATTCCGGTTTCAGCATTAAAAAGTTATTCAGTTTATGCAGGTGTTCAGGATGCTTTAGTGCAATGGTGGTACGGACACAATGCAGTTGCGTTTTTCTTAACAACACCATTTTTAGGATTGATGTATTATTTTGTTCCTAAAATTGCAAACCGTCCTATTTACTCTTACAGATTATCAATTATTCACTTCTGGTCTTTAATTTTTATCTATATCTGGGCAGGACCTCACCACTTATTATATTCAGCTTTACCAAACTGGGCTCAAAACTTAGGAGTTGCGTTTTCAGTAATGCTTATCGCTCCATCTTGGGGAGGTATGATCAACGGACTTTTAACATTAAGAGGTGCATGGGATAAAGTTCGTGAAGAACCGGTTTTAAAATTCTTCGTAGTAGCAATTACAGGTTACGGAATGGCGACTTTTGAAGGGCCGATGTTATCTCTTAAAAATGTAAATGCTATTGCGCACTATACTGACTGGATCGTAGCGCACGTACACGTAGGTGCTTTAGCTTGGAACGGATTTATGTCATTTGCAATTATTTACTGGTTGATTCCAAGAATGACAAAAACAACTTTGTTCTCTAAGAAACTGGCAAACTTCCATTTCTGGATTGGTACTCTGGGTATTATTGTCTATACAATTCCTTTATATGTTGCCGGATTCCAACAAGCTTCGATGTGGAAACAATTTAATCCAGACGGAACTTTAACTTACGGAAACTTCCTAGAGACAGTTACAGCGATTATGCCAATGTATTGGATGAGAGCTATTGGAGGTAGTTTGTACTTAATAGGAATGCTGACATTAGTTTATAACATCATCATGACAGTTAGAGCTGGTGAGCCAGTTGAAGACGAATTAGCTCAGGCTCCGGCTTTACAAAAAATAAGCAGCAACAGATTGAGCGGAGAAAAATTCCACTCATGGTTAGAAAGAAAACCAATTCAGTTAACTATTCTGGCTACTATTGCCATTTTAATAGGAGGTATTATTCAAATTGTACCAACCATTATGGTAAAATCAAATATTCCAACTATTTCGAGTGTAAAACCATATACACCGTTAGAACTTGAAGGACGTGATTTATATATCAGAGAAGGTTGTGTAGGATGTCACTCTCAGTCAGTTCGTCCGTTTAGAAGTGAAGTTGAACGTTACGGAGTACAGTCAAAAGCTGGAGAGTTTGTTTACGACCATCCATTCTTATGGGGATCAAAACGTACAGGGCCAGATTTATTAAGAGTAGGTGGTAAGTACAACGATAACTGGCACTTTAACCACATGTGGAATCCTCAAAGTACATCGGCAGGATCTATTATGCCAGGATACAAATGGTTATTTGATAACAAACCGCTTGATATTTCATTGACACAAAAGAAAATGAATGCCATGATTTCACTAGGAGTTCCTTATTCAGCACAAGATGTTGAAAATGCACAAAGAACATTAAGAGAACAGGCAGTTAAGATTGAGAAAAGCTTAGAAAGTGATCCTGACTTTGTGAAAAGCTACGAAGACAGCAAGAAAAAAGCAGCTGCAAAAGGAGAAAAATTCATTCCGATGAATGAAAGAGAAATTGTCGCTTTGATTGCTTATATACAAAGACTTGGTACTGATATTAAAGTAAAAGAAACTAAATAACAGCATTATGTTTGAACAAATAAAACACAATATGGAAACGATATCGGGTGTAGAAATTTACCCGATACTTTCCCTCTTGATTTTCTTCTTCTTTTTCGTAGGATTAGGCATTTGGGTGTTTTCTTATGGAAAAGATAAAATTCAGGAAATGAGTAATATACCTTTAGAAGAAGGACAAGTTATAATCTCAAAAGATAGATAAAAAATGAAAAAGTTTTTCCCAGTATATGTTAGAGTACCGTTGATTTTCTTCATCGTATTTGCTTTGATGGAATATTTTATAGATTCAGGCGATAAGCCCGCTTTTATTAAATATCCAATGGTATCTGTCTTTTTATTTGTTTTCTTATTCATTTTGATTGCAATCGAAGTTACACTTAGTGCTGTAAACAGAGTGATGTATCAATTAATGTCTCCGGAAGAAAAAGCAAAATTAGAATACGAAAATAGTTTAAGCTTAAAAGAAAGCACTTGGTTCAAAGAATTAATGCACAAGCTTACTAAGACAGAACCAATGTCTAAAGAAGCTGACTTATTAATGGATCATGATTATGACGGAATTAAAGAGCTAGACAACAATTTGCCGCCTTGGTGGGTGTATTTATTCTATATCTGTATCATTTTTGGAGTAATCTACGTAGTTCGTTACGATGTATTAGGAGCTGACGATCAGGAAATGGAGCTTAAGAAAGAAATGGCTCAGGCAAAAATTGATGTTGAAGAATACCTGAAAACTGCACCGGATTTAATGGATGAAAAAACAGTTGTTTTACTTACAGATGAACCAAGCCTTGCGGCAGGAAAAGAAATCTTTACAAACAATTGTGCAGCTTGTCACAGAGCAGATGCAGGAGGGCAGATTGGTCCAAACTTAACAGACGACCGTTGGATTTTAGGAGGAGGAATTAAAAACTTATTCCACACAATTACAAACGGAGGCCGTGACGGAAAAGGGATGATCGCCTGGAAAGGTACTCTGAAACCAAAAGAAATTCAAAAAGTTGCGAGTTATATTTTGTCTTTACAAGGAAGTAATCCTAAAGATCCAAAAGAAGCAGAAGGTGAAGTTTGGGTAGACGAAAGTGCACCAATCAACGATGCAACCTCAGCTGCACCAAAAAAAGATACCACAGAAGTTAAAAAATAAAATAGAATACCATGTCAAATTTACCAGACGAAGCTTTTAGAGATACCATTGGAACAATAGATGAAGGTGGTAAAAGGAAATTTATTTTTCCCAAAAAACCGTCTGGTAAATTTTATGATTACCGCAAAATAGTCAGTTATGTTTTGCTGGCAATTTTAGTCATAAATCCGTTTATAAAAGTAAACGGAAACCAGTTTATGATGTTCAATATCATTGAACGTCGTTTTAATATCTTCGGATTTCCGTTTTGGCCGCAAGATTTTTACCTCTTCGTAATTTCAATGCTTGTAGGCGTTGTATTTATAATCTTATTTACCGTTGTTTTTGGCCGAATATTTTGCGGCTGGATTTGTCCGCAGACCATCTTTCTTGAAATGGTTTTTCGCCGGATAGAATATTGGATTGACGGTGACCGCGGTTCACAATCACGTTTGGCAAGACAGGAATGGAATGCCGAAAAAATAAGAAAGAGATTGATTAAGTGGACGATTTTCTTTATAATTTCTTTCGCTATTGCAAATGTCTTTTTAGCTTATTTGGTAGGAAGTGATGCTTTGCTGCTAATGATTGAACAAGGCCCAATTCAGCAGG includes:
- a CDS encoding FUSC family protein, whose translation is MFDRISKFTNSTSFLNASKVTIASVVPVLILNFLGHFEIGFTIALGAFYTYPSDIPSSLSHKIKGLIVASFIVSGVNLLVNLAYPFPFLFYPFLGFLLFLCSMISVYGQRATLVSFSALLSISLSFGHLHEGWEAFQYSGFIFIGGILYLIVSLVFHFVQPYKYVELQIAEGIKLTAKYLKLRGDLWSPEANREKIIEKQLAIQVDLNLIHEDLRKMLIGNQNASGTTSQNRKMLLVFITLVEIQELALYTSFDHSKLHEKFAKHPEVLRTYQNVAYKLASTLKKLSKNVHHIAVYVDKDDLKNELDALEFAIFDYEKTLGKEEAAEGVLMLTNMLKYAKNQVGKIKIIQRALSLAMQSYKLKDKDKELEKFLTPQYYPLRTLTENLSYSSSIFRHSLRLTITILIGLFIGEMLDLQNVYWILLTIVVIMRPGYGLTKERSYNRMFGTILGGLLAFGIVSIIQNHVALSIFSIVCMLLGISFTQINYKISATFVTMYVVFIYGILTPNVVEVIQFRILDTLTGATLAFIANQFLWPAWEFINTPIHIENAIRANRNYLKEIADFYNKKGEIPTSYRLARKNAFVEIGNLMTSFQRMMQEPKSKQKTMPLVNKLVVLNHSLLSALASLSTYIQSHQTTSASDSFNYIIKTILSNLDNSISILRNETIITDTFFDKEDVTLQFEELKRKNFTRLATDDELDKETRQAKMQEASMVIEQLIWMSNLAEKILKITKELKAVKND
- the def gene encoding peptide deformylase produces the protein MILPIVGYGDPVLRKVGTAITPDYPNLKETIANMYETMYNAYGVGLAAPQVGLPIRIFVIDTTPFSDDEDLPADEQKDLKGFKRTFINAKIVKEEGEEWSFNEGCLSIPDVREDVYRKPTVTIEYCEEDFVMKTEVFDGLIARVIQHEYDHIEGVLFTDKISSLKKRLIQKKLKNITEGKTFQEYRMKFAAAKKGR
- a CDS encoding DUF5606 family protein, with translation MNLDKILAISGKPGLYVLKVQTRTGFVAESLLDGKKITVNLKSNVSLLSEISIYTYEGEKPLTEVMQKIAVKENKGQAISHKEDNATLSAYFKEILPEYDEERVYPSDIKKVLNWYNTLQAKGLVTDLAPAAAETPEEAPAAEEKPKKAPAAKKAKAKKEE
- the mazG gene encoding nucleoside triphosphate pyrophosphohydrolase, with the translated sequence MSRELQLKAFERLLIIMDELREQCPWDKKQTLQTLRHLTIEETYELGDAILDNDLNEVKKELGDLLLHIVFYAKIGSETNDFDIADVCNEICDKLIHRHPHIYSDTVVKDEEEVKQNWEKLKLKEGKKSVLEGVPRSLPALVKASRIQDKVKGVGFDWEEPHQVWDKVQEELEELQVEVQTGDQDKIEAEFGDVLFSMINYARFLNVNPEDALERTNKKFIKRFQYLESKASELGKPLMDMTLAEMDVFWNEAKKQ
- a CDS encoding Crp/Fnr family transcriptional regulator, whose amino-acid sequence is MSKCDQCIVRQLSSLKALNKDEVVKLASSKTTYTIKKGEAIFEEGEVTNGVFCVKDGVGKLSKLSANGKDQIVKLVKSGELLGQRSMISNEPANLSAKAIADMEVCFIPKSEIIHFFNNNNQFSLNLMQSVCEDLKESDNDKIALVQKTVKQRLAETLLQLHDDFGENPDKTLKVQLTREELAGIIGTATESCIRLLSDFNKLELIELVGKKIMLKNVKALKKLAE
- a CDS encoding heavy metal translocating P-type ATPase, which encodes MSEQSCFHCGLEIPKDEEINFDEKTFCCTGCKTVYEIFSLNDLTCYYDFEKSPGATPQDIKGKYDFLDNESILAKVLEFQESNTSIVSLNIPHIHCSSCIWILENLNRLNSGISSSQVNFPEKRVRITFNSEIVSLKEIAYLLSSIGYEPYISLENYETGKTKVDRSLTYKLGVAFFCFGNIMLLSFPEYFEMKEFWLDSYKPFFRLLIFVLALPSFFYSASGYYVSAYKSIKSGMLNIDIPIALGIIVMFIRSTYDMLMDHGPGFFDSLASLVFFMLLGKMFQIKTYSFLSFERDFKSYFPIAVTRINSDASEESVPIYDVLKGNRLLIRNQELIPVDGILISEKAEIDYSFVTGEAVPITKKSGDKVFAGGKQIGKVIEMEVLHSVSQSYLTQLWSNEVFQKKVQQKHKTITDAISRYFTPILLLIAFAGFGYWIFIDANTAFNVFTAVLIVACPCALALTAPFTFGNILRIMGKQKMYLKNALVIEQLDKVDTIVFDKTGTITTNKKSNIIYEGTNISDDNYLLIKNVLRGSNHPLSRMLYDFLPENKRIKIDDFQEITGKGILAVVEGKEIKIGSSSFVESPVAEVSEIERTALHIKIDNLYLGKFVFQNQYREGLEKLFATLSKEYNIKVLSGDNDGERNTLEEILPNNTELVFNQKPEQKLEFIKGLQSQGKNVMMVGDGLNDAGALAQSNVGISVSENVNVFSPACDAILDAGVFSKLNYFLKLSHKSILIIKMSFTLSLLYNVVGLAFAVTGNLNPLVAAIIMPLSTITIVSFVTIMSNYFSKSNLD
- the ccoS gene encoding cbb3-type cytochrome oxidase assembly protein CcoS, with amino-acid sequence MSVIYLLISVSIFVAVCFFIAFIIAVKSGQYDDDYTPSVRILFDDETKITSQNNNSPIEEKQV
- the ccoN gene encoding cytochrome-c oxidase, cbb3-type subunit I, giving the protein MEMEQFYYDNKIVKKFIYATILFGVVGMLVGLTLAVMYLFPNITDGISWLSYGRLRPLHTNAVIFAFVGNAFFAGMYYSMQRLLKARMFSDFLSNLHFWGWQLIIVAAAITLPLGYTSSKEYAELEWPIDIAIALIWVVMGINMIGTMLRRRERHLYVAIWFYLATFVTVAVLHIFNNIEIPVSALKSYSVYAGVQDALVQWWYGHNAVAFFLTTPFLGLMYYFVPKIANRPIYSYRLSIIHFWSLIFIYIWAGPHHLLYSALPNWAQNLGVAFSVMLIAPSWGGMINGLLTLRGAWDKVREEPVLKFFVVAITGYGMATFEGPMLSLKNVNAIAHYTDWIVAHVHVGALAWNGFMSFAIIYWLIPRMTKTTLFSKKLANFHFWIGTLGIIVYTIPLYVAGFQQASMWKQFNPDGTLTYGNFLETVTAIMPMYWMRAIGGSLYLIGMLTLVYNIIMTVRAGEPVEDELAQAPALQKISSNRLSGEKFHSWLERKPIQLTILATIAILIGGIIQIVPTIMVKSNIPTISSVKPYTPLELEGRDLYIREGCVGCHSQSVRPFRSEVERYGVQSKAGEFVYDHPFLWGSKRTGPDLLRVGGKYNDNWHFNHMWNPQSTSAGSIMPGYKWLFDNKPLDISLTQKKMNAMISLGVPYSAQDVENAQRTLREQAVKIEKSLESDPDFVKSYEDSKKKAAAKGEKFIPMNEREIVALIAYIQRLGTDIKVKETK
- a CDS encoding cytochrome c oxidase subunit IV is translated as MFEQIKHNMETISGVEIYPILSLLIFFFFFVGLGIWVFSYGKDKIQEMSNIPLEEGQVIISKDR